DNA sequence from the Ornithodoros turicata isolate Travis unplaced genomic scaffold, ASM3712646v1 Chromosome14, whole genome shotgun sequence genome:
aaaaagaagagacggTATTccatattttgcaagaatgcgaGCGTGTTCACCTGTCGCGTGTCGAAAGGCACAATTTTATAGTCAAACAGTTGGTGAGGTTGGTGCGCAAATACGATCCTGCTGCTGAGGTCGAGGCTGAGAAGCTGTGCACTTCTCCTGACGGTACCAGGCTGAAGCCGGATGTCATTATTAGATCGGGTGATCGAGTTGCTATACTTGATGTGGCGGTTGCCTGGGACGCATCGGTCTCTACCCTAGAAGACATCAATCGTGGGAAACGCCAGAAGTATGCATGTTTGGCCTCGTTGTTCCCTGGCTTTACTGTCTCAGTTGAGGGTCTGTGTTTCGGGGCCCGTGGTGCAACTTGTTCTAGTACCCGGCGGTCACTTAGGGCCCTTGGCCTGTCTAACAACGACATTGCTTGGCTTACGGCCAAAACTCTCGTGGGCAGTTTAATCTGCTTATCTCGCTTTAACCGTAAGGTTTAACCAGTCGATCCACTTCGTCTATCCTTTTTCACCAGTCGGTTTCTACGCATTTTAAGTCGACTTCTCCGATTTCGTGATGGTTTTatcctttttgtgtgttttatcCTTTTGGAGTATGCTCCTCTAAGGGGATACCATTGGGGCCCTTGTGGCAGACCAACGCCGGCCCGTAAGGGTCTGGCCCCAAGGCATCAACTTAGGAGCCGACGTTTTACCCTTTTTGGGAAATTAgttgttttagccaaataaacgccattctactcattcgaagcttttctccacgttcggatcctgcatctcaagagaaaattaaaaaagtatggtgtaacggcgggggaatatattgtgtcgGGGCAATATATTTGGGGGGTGGTTGCTGAGAACCTCCATGCGAATTTGAATGCGTTATTGAATGCGATTTTAAGGAGCCTTGGATCCGATTATAGTGGTTCTACCCACTCCAACACCTGCATTCTATTATTCTTACTTGTGTTATTATCTCAGCAACCCGGCAGACCCACGTCCACGTCGTGCCCCCCCGGGCGGGTAATCCTTATGGAACCCGGCCAAGCGGTCTCGCCACAACGAGGGTCTATGACCCGAGGTGGGAGTGAAGCTGCCCAGTGCCACACCACACTCACAACGGGACGGGGTAGTTACCCGATCCGGAACCCCACCACCTGCGCTGGCGCCTAATGGCGTAGGACAGCAGACCAGCAGAAGCATGACAGTCTTGAAATTCCCACCAGATGACCTGCTTTGCGGGGTATGTGGAGCCAGAGTTACGTCTCGAGAAAAGCTCGAAAACCatctgaaatctgcacacgaCTTCCAGGTCTATTGGTTATGCTCTCTCTGTGATGAGAAGGAAGCTTCCTCTGCGAAGACTATGTCTTCCCACTATACAAAATGCAAGAGGAAACTCGGCCAGAGGGCTAACGGGGCACCTTTTCAAGATTCACCCCGCCCTGGACCCAGTGGAGCGATCGATTCAACTCGACATCCGGAGCCGCCGGCGCAGACACACCACGAGGACAAGGGGGCACCTTTTCAAGATTCACCCCAGCTTGATCCCGATGGTGCGATCATTATGTCTGCGCCTGAACCACGGAGAGTAGCTGAATTCACTGGAAGTGCGATGTCGCAGCATCCCCCCACTTCCCTTGGGGTGGAAGTAGCGCAAGTCTTTTCCCATGGGAGATGGACCGAATCAGAGGTGGCAGCGCTGGCTCAGCTGGAGGTCGCCCTCGGCTCGAACCCTTTCATGAAGCAAGAATTGACCAAGGTTTTTCCCACCAGAAGCCTTATGGCAATCAGAATGATGAGGCACCAGGAAAGATACAAACGTGCCCTGCAGAGGATCAAAGAAGCAGTGTCCACGCAGTTGGTCACGAATGCAGACAATGAAGTCAGGGAGGAGGAAACTatagtgttcagtgtggatgagATTATGGAAGATATGGAGGAAGCTGGACTCCACAATAGAACCTTAGCCACCAACCTGGCTAATGTCCCCATGAGTATGGGAGACTGGTCAGAGACTACTAGACACTTTGGTGTGGCAGTAAAAGACGGGACCCAGCGGACCAGAGGAAGGCCAAAGAGGAATGTCACCTTACCCAAGACCTGGAACGCCAGAAGAAGGGCCGTGTTCAGAGAACACCAACGACTATACAAATTAGGCTCAAAGGTGCTAGCTCTCCAATTGATCATGGATCAGGAGGGAGATGGCCAGAGAGTCACTCTAAAAGATGTCCACGAGCTCTACGACCCACTATTCTCGTCCAAATCCAGAAGGATTGAGGGGGATTTGAGGTCAGATGGTAAAACATCTGTTGAAGTTACCCCATTCCTCCCGGACGAAGTCATCTGGGCTATGAAGAGCCTTGATAAAAGAGCAGCTCCGGGTCCCGACGGACTCACGCGGACAGACTTGGCAAAGATACCGCCAAAGATCCTGACCCATATCCTCAATAACTTCTTGGCGTTCCAAGACATTCCCGAGGAGATGAAAGCCTCTCGCACGGTATTTATACCGAAAAAGGCCAACCCGTAGGTCTGCTGCGGATCTGCGTCCTATAACCATGTCTCCGATGCTGAGCCGTCTCCTATCGAAGATCCTACTTAGGAGATTTACGGAAGATAATACCTTCCATCCCCTCCAAGGCGGTTTTGAGAGTGACCGCAGTACAAGCTCAAACTTGCTGATCCTCCAGGGCACGATGAAGTATCTAAAGACCAAGAAGAAAAGCCTCTATGCGGCTAGCCTTGATATCAAGAAAGCCTTTGACACGGTCAGTCACGAAGCCATATTCGGGGCTATGAAGGGGAGGGGGTGCCCGGACTTCTATATTCAGTTGTTCCGGAGCCTGTACAGTAATTGTACAACCTCCTTCTTCTTAAATGGCAAGTCGGACGGCCACAGAGTGTCTGTGAATCGAGGCTATAGCAAGAAGTGAAGCCAAGACGTCCGTACCGAAGGAACCGTTCGGGTTTATTGCCAAAACGAAAAGGTAATGTCGGTGGGGGATGCAAGGCGCGAGGTCACGAAGCCAGCGGTGACTCATCTTCCTTTACACTCCGCCGCCCGAAAAGGTGGTCAGCTGTCTGCTTCCAGTCTGTAGAGAAGCTGGACCGGCCTGTTGAGTGTCCGTCCTCCTGGCAGGGTCACTTCGCACGACCGTATCCTTCAGTCTGGGCTGACCCTGACCTGGCTGACTCGCCCTAGAGGCCAAGATATTCGTGGTCTCTGCTCAGCGGATATCAGCACCAGGTCACCGACCTTAACACTGCGTGACTGGACAGGCTTGCAGGTGTTGGCCGATCGCAAGGAAAGGATATATTCTTTTGTCCACTTTTCCCAAAGCCGGTCTGTCAACCTCTCCTGGTAAATCCATCGTCGTCGTAGGTCCACGGGAGTTGACCCGGTTGCGGCTCTTGGCTCGCGTGATGGGAGAGCGGTGAGCCTGTGGCCTACTAAAAAGTGGGAGGGGGTGATGGCCGCAAAATCGTTTGGGTCTTCCGAGACGTATGTTAGTGGCCGAGAATTCATCACAGCTTCGATTTCGGCGAGGATCGTAGCAAGATCTTCGTATCCAAGGGTGCTTCTGCCTACAATCTTGCGCAGGCACGTCTTTACGGTTCGAATCAGACGCTCCCAGAACCCACCCCACCAGGCTGCTCGTTCTACGATGAACTTCCATGAGAGGCGGCGCCCCGTGAGGAACCCGCTTACTTGAGGATGCTGCGACAGCCTATCGAGGGTGAGATCGCGCCGCACTCGCTTGAACGTTCTAAAATTATCCGAATACATCGTCTCAGGGATGCCTCTTCGCGACAGGAATCTTCTGAATGCCATCAGGAAATCTTCGGCCGACATAGATTTAGTCAATTCCAGGTGGACTACTCTAGTCACCGCACAAGTGAAGATTAGGATGTAGCACTCCCTAGCGGACCGCTCCGAGCATTTGTAGTACAGTGGTCCTGCGTAATCCGTACCTGTGACTGT
Encoded proteins:
- the LOC135372364 gene encoding uncharacterized protein LOC135372364, coding for MTVLKFPPDDLLCGVCGARVTSREKLENHLKSAHDFQVYWLCSLCDEKEASSAKTMSSHYTKCKRKLGQRANGAPFQDSPRPGPSGAIDSTRHPEPPAQTHHEDKGAPFQDSPQLDPDGAIIMSAPEPRRVAEFTGSAMSQHPPTSLGVEVAQVFSHGRWTESEVAALAQLEVALGSNPFMKQELTKVFPTRSLMAIRMMRHQERYKRALQRIKEAVSTQLVTNADNEVREEETIVFSVDEIMEDMEEAGLHNRTLATNLANVPMSMGDWSETTRHFGVAVKDGTQRTRGRPKRNVTLPKTWNARRRAVFREHQRLYKLGSKVLALQLIMDQEGDGQRVTLKDVHELYDPLFSSKSRRIEGDLRSDGKTSVEVTPFLPDEVIWAMKSLDKRAAPGPDGLTRTDLAKIPPKILTHILNNFLAFQDIPEEMKASRTVFIPKKANP
- the LOC135372365 gene encoding uncharacterized protein LOC135372365, with amino-acid sequence MLIIRAHTRLLHAGVQETLAELREEHWIIRGRQVLKKTLHGCHICRRAKAQACAEATAPLPRDRLSQAPPFTVTGTDYAGPLYYKCSERSARECYILIFTCAVTRVVHLELTKSMSAEDFLMAFRRFLSRRGIPETMYSDNFRTFKRVRRDLTLDRLSQHPQVSGFLTGRRLSWKFIVERAAWWGGFWERLIRTVKTCLRKIVGRSTLGYEDLATILAEIEAVMNSRPLTYVSEDPNDFAAITPSHFLVGHRLTALPSREPRAATGSTPVDLRRRWIYQERLTDRLWEKWTKEYILSLRSANTCKPVQSRSVKVGDLVLISAEQRPRISWPLGRVSQVRVSPD